The nucleotide sequence ATACACAGAGATTACAAGCGAGCTGGACAATTGATCCAGCAACACATCTATGCTACGTTTTCTAGTCAAAACGCTGCATTTCTAAGCTAATGTCGGCAGGGCAGAGAGTTGAGCTTACTCCAGATGCCCTGATTTGCCGTCACAAGTCTTGGTAAAGTCACCCAGAATCACCGAGGGCCGGCTGCAAAACCGTCGCCTTTTGAACCCAAGGGCCGCGCCGGAGGACCCTGGGTGTGCCCTGCCGCGGCTGGGACTACATTGCCAGAGCTGCATTGCCAGATGTTGTTGGCACAAGTGCTAGTATCTGGCTCTTGACGACGGCGATGTAGCTCTCTATCTCGCTGTAGATCGCGAGGTTCTCTGGACAGCTTGGGCGCAGCATCGAAAAAgcacgctccagcacacctgctatcTTGGCAGGCGGGTGCCGATGCTCGCTCAGGTCCTGCGCGTAATTGGACAAGGACAATGAAGCGAGATATAAACTATAGTAACCATAGATCATATGGTAGGAGATGGGATCTGTGGACATTTTACCTTGATTGCAATAACTGTAGCAACACAGTTCTCTATCAGGGTGGATGGAAGCTGGGCATCATCAAGAGTAGACTCAGAATCCAGGCTTATACATGGTGTTGCTTCTTCCCCAGATTCATTACCATTTCCATAGCTTGCCTAAGCAACGGAAATCAAACAACATATTGAGTCTAAAAATACAATGATACCGTGATTGCACAGAAGTTGAGAGTTGCCAGAAGGACTTGAACTTACCTGCATGACTTCACCAACCATCTGTTTGGCTTGTTTAAGCGATTTCTGGACAAATGCAGTAACATGAGAATCCAGTTCATCACTCTGACCACTATTGTTGTTTGAGCGACCCCTTGATTGTAAACTGTCGGCGGCGGACTGAAGTGGGTGGAATGGCGGCAGTGTAGATCTACAAATGGTGGTACTCTTGCTGGGTAGCAGTTCACCGCCCACAGAAGATGAAGCCTGTCGATAGATAGATTAATCAGAACTAGCCCTGAAGTACTACTACAATCACAAGTAATTGGATTTTATAGAACAGTTCGAGGACCAAGCAGTATTTGATGTCCACGATCATAAATATTACCCCCTTCCAAATTTGCTTGTCTTGGATTTATCTAgatatatctagacaaatctaagacaagtaattcgggacggaaGGAGTATACATTAGCTTTAACTTACATACAAGCACGGCATATTCAACTTTGACTAATAACTACGCTCCTTAGAAAATATAAATTTGGACAGAATAAAACCTTATGCTGTTCATCTGATGTTACCTGTCGACTACTGGACGACTCAGGTACGGAAATGTCATTCATGATATTACCCCAGCTCTCCTTTGAAGTAAGCTCCGGAATGTGCTCAAAATCCGGTTTGCGGTGTGCATTATTTGAGAGGGAGCTCCTCTTCTTGAGATCGTCAGGCAGATTATCCAACCAGTTTACAGGCATACAATCAGTGTCCTGGAAAAGAATAAGTTCAGTTATGCATTTCTGGGTATAAAAATATATCATTCACCTTGAGATTCTTGAATGACTACATCAAGGAAGTACATGTGCTTCTCATGATAGGAATATAACTAATAGGATTATCCAACCAGTTTACAGGCATACAATCAGTGTCCTGGAAAAGAATAAGTTCAGTTATGCATTTCTGGGTATAAAAATATATCATTCACCTTGAGATTCTTGAATGACTACATCAAGGAAGTACATGTGCTTCTCATGATAGGAATATAACTAATAGGAATACATAGCAAACGTGCAATGGTTGCATGCCAAATTACAAAAAAGTAattggtactccctctgtccggaaatactttttatccatttctaggacaagtatttccggacggagggagtatgtattaaAACCACATCTACTGAAGGCTGTCGCCAAATTAGTACTTTTCAATGGAAACTGCTTAACATGGTCATAGTCATTGTATGTCAAGGACCAAAAGCTTCAGCCCACATTGGAAGGGTAATCATGTTTACAGACTAGGAAAGCTTATTCTTCCTTTCCACAGTGCAAAACTAATAGCTGACCTCTTCTGCCACATAGATAGACGGCATACTTAATTTCTAAATGTCTAATTGCCTACAAAATGTAACaatactgataattgttgaagaaaataaaaataacaaaTACATACCTTAATTATATCAACACCTAGATCAGGGCTATCAAACTGGACCTTGTAACAATCCCGCTCCATGATTACCACTCTACCATCAGCAAGTTCTCTGGTACTCGGGTGACGAACAATGACATGCTGGCCAACTGAAAAAGGCCGAGCAAGGTCTGTTGGTAGAGAATCCCGCAAACCATCACTTAGTTCGGCATAGTATTTCCTAACGTTTTGTCGATAATCCTCAAGCTTTTCCTTTTCTACCGCCAGGAAATGATTGGAAAAGCGACGGGGCTTGCCGAGAGAACTGCAGATAAAAAAATCTTTCAACATATATGCAAACAGACAAAGAAACAATGCTACAACTTCCAGGGTTTGCAAGTTAATACCTTCGGATTGTGCTCCACTCAGATCGAGTGAGCCTTGAAAGATGGCTCAATTTTGCAAAATTTAAGTAGTTCACAAATTCATTATTCATAAACCATGGATAATCAACTGCGCTGTAGAACCACTCGTATGTACACCATCTACGAAGTGATTCAGATGACAAGCAATGCAGCAATTTCTTTGCCTGAAAATAGTGAACACTTGCGAGTTAGGAGACATATCTCCCATAATAATATATAAATCTGCAGCAATGATAAATTATAAATGTACCTGTAAATTATCGGCACCTTCATTGCAAAACACATAGTTTTTTTTGCATTGTACTTTGGATTTTCTTTTGCTCTTCCTTGACATATTTATTTGAGGGTCAATTTCCATCGGTGCATCAGGGGATACTTCAGCACAAATATTTGCAGTTGATTCAGGTATATCTATTGCTTCTTTCTCAAAGTCAGAATTCAAGGAGGGCTCCTCCGTGGTATCAAGCTGACATGCTTGTGGTATAACTGAAGTATTACCAGAACTGATTTGTTCTTCAGCCAGCACCTGTGGGAAGAGTATGACAAAATGGAACTGCCATTAGACTAACTGGAGTGATAGTGAAAAGAACACAAATATGTTTACGGTTTTTTAAGGTCCACTTCAAAGGAATAACCACAAGGAAATAGTGGGAAAATTGATAACAAATGGACGCCCAATTGGAATCCCACAAGGGATGACATCCCATGAATAACAAGCATAAAATTTTATGAATGTACTGATCAATTGCATAATAAAGTTGAAATACAAGAATGGTAAGCATCTAATTGAAGAATTAAAACATCTTTCAAACTGTAAATGCCGACAGCATGAAGACAAGTACAACTACTAGAAGCTGCCACAGAAGACAGCTAGCTCGAATTAGGAAAATCAATGAATTGACTTAATTTTATGTTCTGTTACTTCTGTATGAGTCGGAAAGGGACCTTCTAAAATTTGGATTCACAGCATGCATACATAGTTAAATATTCACAATATCTTACCTCTTCATCTGGTaacttctttctcctttttttcctttccTCTGAAGCACTGGAATCACTATCTTGCTTCGTTTGTTTAGATTGATCGACAGGAGAAAGCCCTTCCTCCTGTGTGTTAGATGATGCAGAAATTCTCTTTCCACATGTACCTGGATCATTAGATGGAAAAGGGAAAGGATAGGCCATTAACAACATTCCTGAGATAATGTAGTTGGAAAGATGAATTAGGAGAAATTTGACGAACCTGAAGGACTATTAATCTTGGCCTGTGACGTTTCATTGGGCACAGTCACCAGACTCTCCAACACATCTAAGACCATCATCTCCTCTGAAAAAAACAGTAGTCAGAATGTTACACTGCTGATAATTATTAGTAGTACTAAGCATTGCTAATGAGGGTTAATCGCATGTGACCAGGAAGCTATGCTGAAAAGCAATTAGGCAGCAGCAAAAATTAAGTTGTTGCTCATTTAGACTGTGTTTCCTTGGCCAGCTCATGGCTCTGAGGTTCGGACAATAAGCTAGAGTGGTTGCCATACTATTTCGTTTGTTTTCTATGCATCTGAACTGGCAGTTGAGTCTCCATCTCCAAATAAGTACACATAAATCAGACCATTTTATGCATCATTTCAGAAATGTATCATATCACAGTATTCACGACTCACATGACACATGATTGCTAATTCCAGAAAGAAGCTCTCTGTTTGTTGCCAATGACAAGGCAGAGCAACAATTTGTTTCAAAGAATACCTGGAGAAAATAACCGACTAAGTCTCTCATAATCAGATAAGTTATGCCCTTCTTTTTTAGC is from Triticum aestivum cultivar Chinese Spring chromosome 3A, IWGSC CS RefSeq v2.1, whole genome shotgun sequence and encodes:
- the LOC123060364 gene encoding protein ALWAYS EARLY 2 isoform X2 encodes the protein MGPAKGSRTIHKITIKRHEDRQHHEDPTSSSNVKLKISQKRKRPDLDPHWNKDELMHFYEAYRRHGKNWKKISAVVSSKSAETVEALYYVHRTFLSLPEREGTARGFIALAAGHDNALESPSHRETDQMVRSSGKGRRRGEAAWQKENAAPNPHNAFTDQEMRIAGFTSSFKKRYHGELVRYISRHPVRKRTPRVPVLLPLDINATIKANEEINNDGSSPDGSSGITEAKVVQGQTFLEIKGTEDTEISQSQQHLNLKKRRIQQSMDEGQTSKVEPGATMVAKKEGHNLSDYERLSRLFSPEEMMVLDVLESLVTVPNETSQAKINSPSGTCGKRISASSNTQEEGLSPVDQSKQTKQDSDSSASEERKKRRKKLPDEEVLAEEQISSGNTSVIPQACQLDTTEEPSLNSDFEKEAIDIPESTANICAEVSPDAPMEIDPQINMSRKSKRKSKVQCKKNYVFCNEGADNLQAKKLLHCLSSESLRRWCTYEWFYSAVDYPWFMNNEFVNYLNFAKLSHLSRLTRSEWSTIRSSLGKPRRFSNHFLAVEKEKLEDYRQNVRKYYAELSDGLRDSLPTDLARPFSVGQHVIVRHPSTRELADGRVVIMERDCYKVQFDSPDLGVDIIKDTDCMPVNWLDNLPDDLKKRSSLSNNAHRKPDFEHIPELTSKESWGNIMNDISVPESSSSRQASSSVGGELLPSKSTTICRSTLPPFHPLQSAADSLQSRGRSNNNSGQSDELDSHVTAFVQKSLKQAKQMVGEVMQASYGNGNESGEEATPCISLDSESTLDDAQLPSTLIENCVATVIAIKDLSEHRHPPAKIAGVLERAFSMLRPSCPENLAIYSEIESYIAVVKSQILALVPTTSGNAALAM
- the LOC123060364 gene encoding protein ALWAYS EARLY 2 isoform X1 is translated as MPILGGLNSRTISMGPAKGSRTIHKITIKRHEDRQHHEDPTSSSNVKLKISQKRKRPDLDPHWNKDELMHFYEAYRRHGKNWKKISAVVSSKSAETVEALYYVHRTFLSLPEREGTARGFIALAAGHDNALESPSHRETDQMVRSSGKGRRRGEAAWQKENAAPNPHNAFTDQEMRIAGFTSSFKKRYHGELVRYISRHPVRKRTPRVPVLLPLDINATIKANEEINNDGSSPDGSSGITEAKVVQGQTFLEIKGTEDTEISQSQQHLNLKKRRIQQSMDEGQTSKVEPGATMVAKKEGHNLSDYERLSRLFSPEEMMVLDVLESLVTVPNETSQAKINSPSGTCGKRISASSNTQEEGLSPVDQSKQTKQDSDSSASEERKKRRKKLPDEEVLAEEQISSGNTSVIPQACQLDTTEEPSLNSDFEKEAIDIPESTANICAEVSPDAPMEIDPQINMSRKSKRKSKVQCKKNYVFCNEGADNLQAKKLLHCLSSESLRRWCTYEWFYSAVDYPWFMNNEFVNYLNFAKLSHLSRLTRSEWSTIRSSLGKPRRFSNHFLAVEKEKLEDYRQNVRKYYAELSDGLRDSLPTDLARPFSVGQHVIVRHPSTRELADGRVVIMERDCYKVQFDSPDLGVDIIKDTDCMPVNWLDNLPDDLKKRSSLSNNAHRKPDFEHIPELTSKESWGNIMNDISVPESSSSRQASSSVGGELLPSKSTTICRSTLPPFHPLQSAADSLQSRGRSNNNSGQSDELDSHVTAFVQKSLKQAKQMVGEVMQASYGNGNESGEEATPCISLDSESTLDDAQLPSTLIENCVATVIAIKDLSEHRHPPAKIAGVLERAFSMLRPSCPENLAIYSEIESYIAVVKSQILALVPTTSGNAALAM